Part of the Desulfolutivibrio sulfoxidireducens genome is shown below.
AAGCCAGTCCTTGTCGGAGATGACGCGCAGGCCGCGTTTGTCCAGGGAGAAATGCAGGACCACGAGCATCAGGGCGCACACGGCCATGATGCCCACGCCTTCCAGATACTGCACGCCTCCGGACTGGAGTCGGAACAGGGACTGCAACTTGAGCTGCTGCACGGGCCCCACCCGTTCGCCCTGGCGGACAATGATCTCGCCCTTCTTGATATTGTAGTACAGGGGCTCCACAGCGGCCATGATTTCGCGCTTGCGGGCCTGGGTGGTCTCCTGGTTCAGCGTCAGATTGGGCACCAGGAAGGGATGGATGAGCGCGGTGACGGCCTTGCGGACCCGGATGGGCTTGTTGAGTTCGGTCTTGAGGATGGTTTCCAGGCCATCCTTGACCTGCTTGAGGTCCTTGATGTCCCTGGTGTCGATGCGCAGCATCTCCATGTTCGAGGGCAGGTCGCGGATGAGGATGCCGTTTTTGTAGGCCAGAAGAATGCTCGAGCCCGAAACCACCCCGGGTTCGTACGCCTCCTTGATCCTGGGCAAAAGACGTCGCTTGACCAGGTCGTGGAAGTCGGGACGCTGCCAGTATTCGATGATGTCCTGGCCGATCTCCACGTTGAGGCTTTCGGAAATCTGCCAGCGCAGTTTTTCCAGTTCCTCGCCGCCGGACCCGGCCACGGCGGCCAGGATGTCCTCAACTCCCTTGGTCAGGTCGAGGAAGGGCTTGGGACTTATGTCGAAGACCGGGGGCTGGGTCTCGGCCACCTGTTCGCGGCGGCTGGTGGTGGCCGCCGTGTCCTCGATTTGCAGGTTCTGGTCCGCGGCCACGTCGTGGGTGGCCACCTCGCCGGAAACGAAGAGCTTGATGCGGTTTTGAAAACCCATGCTGGCCAAAAGGCTCATGACCGCCAACACCGTCAGGAAAAAGGACATCCCGGCCACGGGGAAGGGTTTTCCGTCCTTTCCCTGGGGCTTGGATGCCGTCTTGGCCGGGCCAGAGGGCTTGATCCGTTTTCTAACCTTCGCGACCAGCTCGCTCATACGCCTGGACGATCCGGCCCACCAGGGGGTGGCGGATCACGTCTTCCTCGTGAAAGGATATGAAGGTGAGCCCCGAGACATCGGCCAATATCCGCCGGGCCTCCACCAGCCCGGAAACGGCCCGGGGCGGCAGGTCTATCTGGGTCACGTCCCCGGTGACCACGGCCTTGGACCCCAGGCCCAGCCGGGTCAGAAACATCTTCATCTGTTCGGGAGTGGTGTTCTGGGCCTCGTCGAGGATGATGAAGGCGTCGTTGAGGGTCCTGCCGCGCATGAACGCCAGGGGCGCGATCTCGATGATCCCGGTCTCGATCATCTCGCGCACCTTCCGGAAATCCAGCATGTCGTTTAAGGCGTCGTAAAGGGGGCGCAGGTAGGGACTGACCTTTTCCATCATGTCCCCGGGCAAGAAACCCAGCTTTTCCCCGGCCTCCACCGCCGGCCTGGTCAAGACCAGCCGGGTGCAGCGGCGTTCGAGCAGGGCCGAGACGGCCATGGCCACGGCCAGGTAGGTCTTGCCCGTGCCCGCCGGGCCGATGCCGAAGACCAGGTCGTTTTCCCGGATGGCCGCGACGTATTTTTTTTGGGTGACGGATTTCGGGGTGACGGATTTTTTTGGGGAGACCGCCACGGCGTCCGCGGCGAAGACCGTCTTGAGGCTGGCCTCGGGTTGCCTGGCCAAAACGGCCAAGGCCCGTTCCACGTCGCCCTGGCCCACGGGCTGTCCCTGGCGCAGGATGCCGTAGAGCTGGACCAGGACGCTTGCGGCGTGGGACACGGCCTCCTTGGACGAGGCCCGAAGCGTGGCGGTGTTGCCCCGGGTATCGATATGCGCGCCGCTTTTTTCGGCGATGAGGGCGACGTTCTCGTTGTGGGGGCCGAAGAGATCCCGGGCCAGTTGCGAGTCGTCGAATTCCAGACGGCGTTCAAAGCCGCTATGTTGGCTCATGTCACTCCACGACGTCGGATGCGCCACAGCGCCGTGCGGCGCTTTTTTGTGGCGGGATGCGTTGGGATCCCGAACGAGACCGGACAAGACATTGGGTCCTCTGGCGTCCACCGTCGCAGGTCAATACGCTTCTCTTCGCCAGGTTACAAGGGGATGGCCGGAAATTCCGGACAGGCGGCGGCCACAGGCTGGATGCAAAAATAGTGACGAATGGGCTTTTTTCAAGGCTGGCGAAGATTTTTTTCCAGTGACGGGTCCAGCTTCACGGACAGGGTTTCCACAATTTCGTCCACCCGGACCTGGCCGGGAGCAAATCCCTTGCCCCGGCGCACGTCCCGGACCAGGGCCACGAGCACCTCGGCCTTGGCGTCCTGGGCCCGCCAACTGGCCAGGGCGGCCAGGGTCGCGGCCTGGAGAAGGCTTTGCCGGGGGACCTCGCGGCCGGGATGATCCCGGCGCAGGATGACGTGGGAGCCGGGACCGTCCGCCACGTGGAACCAGTAGTCGAAGGGCGAGGCCGCCTTGCGTACAAGGTCCTCGTTGGCCCGGGCGTTTTTCCCGCGCAGGACCGTAAAACCGTCCGAGGTCGTGTACACGTGGGCCGGGATGCCGTGAAACGTCCCTGTCCCGTGCCCGCCCGGGATGGCCGTCTTCCCTGGAGCCGTCCCGGCCGTGCCGCGACCACCGGCGGCTGGGGAGGGGGGCGGCCGGGACGGCCAGCCCGCATCTGGATCGGCGGCCCCGTCGGCGGCGGACAGGGCCGCCCGGCGCGCGGCCACCACGACAAGGCCCCGTCGGCCCTTGGCCGCCCGCGTGAAAAGCCGGTTCATGTTCTGGATGATGGTCAGCCTGGGGTCCAGGCCATGGGTCATGGTCCCTTTTTCAGGGTGTTCGACGGTCAGGGAGTCCACCCGGGCGTGGGGGTTCAGGGCGTGCAGGTTCGCGGTTATGGCCTCGGCGAAGAGCCCCTCCTCGACCATGGTCGAAAGCCGGGCCTGATCCCGGTCCAGGTTGGCCAAGGCCCGGGTTGTGCGTCTGGCCTGGTCGCGCTGGCTGGCCACGGTTTTTTGGGCCTCGTTCCCCCCGGCCTCGGCGAAAAAGTGCGGGCCGCAAAAGGCCGCCGCCGCCGCCAGGGCGTCGGGAAAAGGCGTGAGGGTGACGCCGGGCGCCATCCCCGGCATGCGGCGACACATGACGTCCAGGGGAAGCCCCGGGGAGACGGGGGGCGTGGCGGCGTTGGCGGGTGCGGGCGTGGCGACGTAAAAACCGTCCGTGAGGCCTTTTTTCACCGCGTCGTACAGGGACGTTGCCTCGGCAAGGGGCAGGACGGCCAGGGCCCGTCGCAGTCTGGGGCTTATCTGAAGGTATTCGTGCCAGATGTCCGGGTCGCGACGGACGCGCTCGAATGTTGGCCAGTCGGGCTCGACCCCGAAATCCTCGGGCAGGCTGTCGGCCAGGCTCAGGCCCGCCTTGGCGTCG
Proteins encoded:
- a CDS encoding PhoH family protein, with protein sequence MSQHSGFERRLEFDDSQLARDLFGPHNENVALIAEKSGAHIDTRGNTATLRASSKEAVSHAASVLVQLYGILRQGQPVGQGDVERALAVLARQPEASLKTVFAADAVAVSPKKSVTPKSVTQKKYVAAIRENDLVFGIGPAGTGKTYLAVAMAVSALLERRCTRLVLTRPAVEAGEKLGFLPGDMMEKVSPYLRPLYDALNDMLDFRKVREMIETGIIEIAPLAFMRGRTLNDAFIILDEAQNTTPEQMKMFLTRLGLGSKAVVTGDVTQIDLPPRAVSGLVEARRILADVSGLTFISFHEEDVIRHPLVGRIVQAYERAGREG
- a CDS encoding NFACT RNA binding domain-containing protein — protein: MEADFFRCLLPVLARVISGARCRRMAFPAPGLFSLGLSGAAPPDEADTPAPKYLHGRAGPGRFFLFVSDQKPLYPPKPPAKAMWLRKRLEGRRILGVLGHWPRRAAALCLSAGEGRFLVIDAKAGLSLADSLPEDFGVEPDWPTFERVRRDPDIWHEYLQISPRLRRALAVLPLAEATSLYDAVKKGLTDGFYVATPAPANAATPPVSPGLPLDVMCRRMPGMAPGVTLTPFPDALAAAAAFCGPHFFAEAGGNEAQKTVASQRDQARRTTRALANLDRDQARLSTMVEEGLFAEAITANLHALNPHARVDSLTVEHPEKGTMTHGLDPRLTIIQNMNRLFTRAAKGRRGLVVVAARRAALSAADGAADPDAGWPSRPPPSPAAGGRGTAGTAPGKTAIPGGHGTGTFHGIPAHVYTTSDGFTVLRGKNARANEDLVRKAASPFDYWFHVADGPGSHVILRRDHPGREVPRQSLLQAATLAALASWRAQDAKAEVLVALVRDVRRGKGFAPGQVRVDEIVETLSVKLDPSLEKNLRQP